A genomic window from Nicotiana sylvestris chromosome 11, ASM39365v2, whole genome shotgun sequence includes:
- the LOC104215570 gene encoding cytochrome P450 94A1-like translates to MALLDLQLSTSLLFCLVPLLFLFFVKFKKTITNTLLSSNNSSKIPRSYPLIGSYFSILANHDRRIKWISDIILTTPNLTFTLIRPLNFRTIFTANPSNVQHVLKTNFQVYQKGHGSYSTLKDFLSNGIFNVDGDIWKYQRQVASHEFNTRSLRKFVETVVDTELSERLIPILATAAANKTVLDFQDILQRFAFDNICKIAFGYDPGYLLPSLPEAEFAVAFEDAVRLSTERFIVPFSLIWKIKRALNIGSEKKLRVAVEQVREFAKEIVREKQKELNDKSSLDSADLLSRFLSTGHSDEDFVTDIVISFILAGRDTTSAALTWFFWLISKHPEVESQIMKEVGEKSESLLLYDEVKNMMYTHASLCESMRFYPPVPMDSKEATKDDILPDGTFVKKGTRVTYHPYAMGRVEKVWGEDWAEFKPERWLDKDEVTGNWTFVPKDAYTYPVFQAGPRICLGKEMAFLQMKRVVAGVLRRFKVVPVVEQGVEPVFISYLTAKMKGGFPVTIEERI, encoded by the coding sequence ATGGCACTATTAGACTTACAACTCTCAACCTCATTACTCTTTTGCCTTGTTCCTTTGCTCTTCCTTTTTTTCGTCAAATTCAAGAAAACAATTACTAATACCCTTTTATCATCCAATAACTCTAGTAAGATACCAAGATCTTATCCTCTAATAGGTTCTTATTTTTCCATCTTGGCAAATCACGACCGGCGGATAAAATGGATATCGGATATTATCCTAACCACTCCTAACCTCACTTTTACTCTCATTCGCCCTCTCAATTTTCGCACAATTTTCACTGCAAACCCTTCCAATGTCCAACACGTGCTCAAAACAAATTTTCAGGTCTACCAAAAAGGTCATGGTTCGTACAGTACCCTCAAAGATTTTCTTAGTAATGGTATTTTTAATGTCGATGGTGATATATGGAAGTACCAAAGACAAGTTGCTAGCCATGAATTTAACACTAGGTCGTTACGTAAATTTGTTGAGACAGTTGTTGATACTGAACTTTCTGAACGTTTGATACCAATTCTTGCCACTGCTGCTGCTAATAAAACTGTTCTTGATTTCCAAGACATATTACAAAGGTTTGCTTTTGACAACATTTGTAAAATTGCTTTTGGATATGATCCTGGCTATTTGTTACCGTCACTTCCCGAGGCAGAATTTGCTGTTGCTTTTGAAGATGCTGTTCGTCTCAGCACTGAAAGATTCATTGTTCCTTTCTCTCTTATTTGGAAAATCAAACGAGCTTTAAACATTGGATCGGAGAAAAAACTAAGGGTTGCTGTAGAACAAGTACGTGAATTTGCGAAAGAGATTGttagagaaaaacaaaaggagcTAAACGATAAATCATCGCTCGATTCAGCTGATTTATTGTCAAGATTCTTGAGCACTGGACACTCCGATGAAGACTTCGTTACGGATATTGTGATTAGCTTTATATTGGCAGGACGTGACACAACTTCAGCAGCTTTAACATGGTTTTTTTGGCTAATTTCTAAACACCCTGAAGTAGAATCACAAATCATGAAAGAAGTTGGAGAGAAATCAGAATCTTTATTACTATATGATGAAGTGAAAAACATGATGTATACTCATGCATCTCTTTGTGAAAGCATGAGATTTTATCCGCCAGTTCCAATGGATTCTAAAGAAGCAACAAAAGATGATATATTGCCAGATGGTACATTTGTGAAAAAGGGTACAAGGGTAACTTATCATCCTTACGCAATGGGAAGAGTCGAGAAAGTATGGGGCGAAGATTGGGCAGAATTTAAGCCAGAAAGATGGTTGGATAAAGATGAAGTGACAGGGAATTGGACGTTTGTGCCAAAAGATGCATATACATATCCTGTGTTTCAAGCGGGGCCAAGAATTTGTTTAGGGAAAGAAATGGCCTTTTTGCAAATGAAAAGAGTGGTGGCTGGTGTTTTACGGCGGTTTAAGGTGGTTCCGGTGGTGGAACAAGGGGTGGAGCCAGTGTTCATATCGTATCTCACGGCCAAGATGAAAGGAGGTTTTCCTGTTACTATTGAAGAAAGGATATAG